One genomic window of Polaromonas sp. SP1 includes the following:
- a CDS encoding NAD(P)-dependent oxidoreductase — MKHIGVIGASGLMGHGIAKNLQAKGFEVSLTVHRNKDRVADLLAAGAKQAASAAELGGCDAVVICVTGSPQVEEVLLGANGVLSKAKAGLIVIDTSTSEPESTRRLAALCAQHSATLVDAPLARTPVEAELGKLNTMVGAEQAVFDKIRPVLAAYCENIFHVGGPSAGHVIKLLNNFIGQAICTATAEAFAVGALAGIQPQKLVDVISAGAVNSGLFQAMAKTLGGDFAGIKFELDNARKDLRYYTHLAEMVNVPSYVGEAVHQSLATASALGHGKEFVPALVKAQEKITGAKIAPR, encoded by the coding sequence ATGAAACACATAGGCGTCATTGGCGCATCCGGCCTGATGGGCCATGGCATTGCGAAAAACCTGCAGGCCAAGGGCTTTGAGGTGAGCCTGACCGTTCACCGCAACAAGGATCGCGTGGCCGACCTGCTGGCCGCCGGCGCCAAACAGGCCGCCAGCGCGGCTGAGCTGGGCGGCTGCGACGCCGTGGTGATCTGCGTGACCGGCTCGCCGCAGGTGGAAGAAGTCTTGCTGGGCGCCAACGGCGTGTTGTCCAAGGCCAAGGCCGGCCTGATCGTGATCGACACCTCCACCAGCGAACCTGAATCGACACGCCGCCTGGCCGCCCTGTGCGCGCAACACAGCGCCACGCTGGTCGATGCGCCGCTGGCGCGCACGCCGGTCGAGGCCGAACTCGGCAAACTCAACACCATGGTGGGCGCCGAGCAGGCGGTGTTCGACAAGATCCGTCCGGTGCTGGCGGCCTACTGCGAAAACATCTTCCATGTGGGCGGCCCCAGCGCCGGCCACGTCATCAAGCTGCTCAACAACTTCATCGGCCAGGCGATCTGCACGGCCACGGCCGAGGCCTTTGCCGTCGGCGCGCTGGCGGGCATTCAGCCGCAAAAGCTGGTGGATGTGATTTCAGCCGGTGCGGTGAACTCCGGCCTCTTCCAGGCCATGGCCAAAACCCTGGGCGGCGACTTTGCGGGCATCAAGTTCGAGCTGGACAACGCGCGCAAGGATTTGCGCTACTACACGCACCTGGCCGAGATGGTGAACGTGCCCTCTTACGTCGGCGAAGCGGTGCACCAGAGCCTGGCCACTGCCAGCGCGCTGGGCCACGGCAAGGAGTTTGTGCCGGCGCTGGTGAAGGCGCAGGAAAAAATCACCGGCGCGAAGATCGCGCCGCGCTGA
- a CDS encoding zinc-finger domain-containing protein: MSTTTTTHASAVELLASDLNAQGGVYCPSPKADMKIWNSHPKVYLDVARTGSAKCPYCGTVYALKAGEHFGGGH, encoded by the coding sequence ATGAGCACCACCACAACTACCCACGCTTCCGCCGTCGAACTGCTGGCCTCCGACCTGAACGCCCAGGGTGGCGTCTACTGCCCCAGCCCCAAGGCGGACATGAAAATCTGGAACAGCCACCCCAAGGTCTACCTGGATGTGGCGCGCACCGGTAGCGCCAAGTGCCCGTATTGCGGCACGGTTTACGCGCTGAAGGCGGGCGAACACTTTGGCGGTGGACATTAA
- a CDS encoding 5-carboxymethyl-2-hydroxymuconate Delta-isomerase, translated as MPHLKIEYTANLDAATDMGALCTTLAATLVALRGEDGVAPLFPVSGTRVMAWPAQHFAVADGQPGRAFIYMNLLITPGRSEALKKRAGDALLASASAHLEAVFASQAVGMTLQIDEGHPVYEGKRNNLAAHLTKG; from the coding sequence ATGCCGCACCTGAAGATTGAATACACCGCCAACCTCGACGCCGCCACCGACATGGGCGCGCTGTGCACAACCCTGGCCGCCACGCTGGTGGCGCTGCGCGGCGAAGACGGCGTGGCGCCGCTGTTTCCCGTGTCAGGCACGCGGGTAATGGCCTGGCCGGCGCAGCATTTTGCTGTGGCGGACGGCCAGCCCGGCCGCGCCTTTATCTATATGAACCTGCTGATCACCCCGGGCCGCAGCGAGGCGCTGAAAAAGCGCGCCGGCGACGCCCTGCTGGCCAGCGCCAGCGCGCACCTGGAGGCCGTGTTTGCCAGCCAGGCCGTGGGCATGACGCTGCAGATCGACGAGGGCCATCCGGTCTACGAAGGCAAGCGCAACAACCTGGCCGCGCACTTGACGAAGGGCTGA
- the radA gene encoding DNA repair protein RadA codes for MAKDKSIYTCTECGGTSPKWLGKCPHCNAWNTLIESAAESSSPVKNRYSSQFQSLAKASEVTTLSDIEAADMERTPTGHEELDRVLGGGIVEGGVVLIGGDPGIGKSTLLLQALDSLQRAGLNTLYVTGEESGAQVALRSRRLGLDGSQVKVLAEIQLEKILATLEATQPAIAVIDSIQTVYSDQLTSAPGSVAQVRECAAHLTRAAKSSGVCIVLVGHVTKEGALAGPRVLEHMVDTVLYFEGDTHSSFRLVRAIKNRFGAVNEIGVFAMTEKGLKGVANPSAIFLSQHSEPVPGSCVLVTLEGTRPMLVEIQALVDNGGPSPRRLSVGLDRDRLAMLLAVLHRHAGVACMDQDVFVNAVGGVRISEPAADLAVMLAITSSLRGKPLPKGFLAFGEVGLAGEVRPAPRGQERLKEAAKLGFSVAVVPKANAPKKPIEGLTIHAVERVEEAMNVVRSLS; via the coding sequence ATGGCCAAAGACAAATCGATTTACACCTGCACCGAATGCGGCGGCACCAGCCCCAAGTGGCTGGGCAAATGCCCGCACTGCAACGCCTGGAACACGCTGATCGAATCGGCCGCCGAGAGCAGCTCGCCCGTCAAGAACCGCTACAGCAGCCAGTTCCAGTCGCTGGCCAAGGCGTCGGAGGTGACCACGCTGTCCGACATCGAAGCCGCCGACATGGAGCGCACGCCCACCGGGCATGAAGAGCTGGACCGCGTGCTGGGCGGCGGCATCGTCGAAGGCGGCGTGGTGCTGATCGGCGGCGACCCGGGCATCGGCAAATCGACGCTGCTGCTGCAGGCGCTGGATTCGCTGCAGCGCGCGGGGCTCAATACCCTTTACGTGACGGGTGAGGAAAGCGGCGCGCAGGTGGCGCTGCGTTCGCGCCGGCTCGGGCTGGACGGCTCGCAGGTCAAGGTGCTGGCCGAAATCCAGCTCGAAAAAATCCTCGCCACGCTGGAGGCCACGCAGCCCGCGATTGCCGTCATCGATTCGATCCAGACGGTGTATTCCGACCAGCTCACCTCCGCGCCCGGCTCGGTCGCGCAGGTGCGTGAATGCGCGGCCCACCTCACGCGCGCGGCCAAGTCCAGCGGCGTGTGCATCGTGCTGGTGGGCCATGTGACCAAAGAGGGCGCGCTCGCCGGCCCGCGCGTGCTCGAGCACATGGTCGACACGGTGCTCTACTTTGAAGGCGACACGCATTCGAGCTTTCGCCTGGTGCGCGCCATCAAGAACCGCTTCGGTGCGGTCAATGAAATCGGCGTGTTCGCCATGACCGAAAAAGGCCTCAAGGGCGTGGCCAACCCGAGCGCGATCTTTTTGAGCCAGCACAGCGAGCCGGTGCCCGGCAGCTGCGTGCTCGTTACGCTGGAGGGCACGCGCCCCATGCTGGTCGAAATCCAGGCGCTGGTCGACAACGGCGGGCCCAGCCCGCGCCGCCTGTCGGTCGGCCTGGACCGCGACCGCCTGGCCATGCTGCTGGCCGTGCTGCACCGCCATGCGGGCGTGGCCTGCATGGACCAGGACGTTTTTGTCAACGCCGTGGGCGGCGTGCGCATCAGCGAGCCCGCCGCCGACCTGGCCGTGATGCTGGCCATCACCTCGTCCTTGCGCGGCAAGCCGCTGCCCAAAGGCTTTCTCGCGTTTGGCGAAGTCGGCCTGGCCGGCGAAGTGCGGCCCGCCCCGCGCGGCCAGGAGCGCCTGAAGGAAGCCGCCAAACTGGGCTTTAGCGTGGCCGTGGTGCCCAAGGCCAATGCGCCGAAGAAGCCGATCGAAGGCCTGACCATCCACGCGGTGGAACGGGTGGAGGAGGCGATGAACGTGGTGCGCAGCCTGAGCTAG
- the waaF gene encoding lipopolysaccharide heptosyltransferase II — translation MPESLVIAPQWIGDAVMTEPLMRRLHARGERLTVGALPWVAPVYRAMPQVAEVIEFPFAHGGLQFRERRAIAKRIEGRFDKAYVLPNSLKSALLPFLASIPERIGYFGEARVGLLTHRLKNPKNKPPMVAFYSALSGGADLDQDRPQLQMAQAEIDGALAALGLQRGGYYVFAPGAEYGPAKRWPARHFSELAMRLDLPVVLLGSGKEAALCEEIAAPVNAAQPGKCLNFAGKTSLVQALCLIAASQSTISNDSGLMHVAAAFGVPQVAIFGSSSPLHTPPLSDKATVLWLKADAAYQPPLDCAPCFERDCPLGHTRCLNDIQPERVLAALAPAS, via the coding sequence ATGCCCGAATCACTCGTCATTGCTCCTCAGTGGATTGGTGACGCCGTCATGACGGAGCCGCTGATGCGCCGGCTGCATGCGCGCGGCGAGCGTCTCACGGTCGGCGCCTTGCCCTGGGTGGCGCCGGTCTATCGCGCGATGCCTCAGGTCGCCGAGGTCATTGAATTTCCTTTTGCGCACGGCGGCCTGCAGTTCCGCGAGCGCCGCGCCATCGCCAAGCGCATCGAAGGCCGTTTCGACAAGGCTTATGTCCTGCCCAACTCGCTGAAAAGCGCGCTGCTGCCCTTTCTGGCCAGCATCCCGGAGCGCATCGGCTACTTCGGCGAAGCGCGTGTGGGCCTGCTCACGCACCGGCTCAAAAACCCCAAGAACAAGCCGCCCATGGTGGCGTTTTATTCCGCGCTGAGTGGCGGCGCAGACCTCGACCAGGATCGCCCGCAACTGCAAATGGCGCAAGCCGAGATTGACGGCGCGCTGGCGGCGCTGGGCCTGCAGCGCGGCGGCTATTACGTGTTCGCACCGGGCGCGGAATACGGCCCCGCCAAGCGCTGGCCCGCCCGTCATTTTTCAGAACTTGCCATGCGGCTGGATTTGCCGGTGGTGCTGCTGGGCTCGGGCAAAGAGGCGGCGCTGTGCGAGGAAATCGCCGCGCCGGTGAATGCGGCACAGCCCGGCAAATGCCTGAACTTTGCCGGCAAGACCTCGCTGGTGCAGGCCTTGTGCCTGATCGCCGCCAGCCAAAGCACCATCAGCAACGACTCGGGCCTGATGCATGTGGCCGCCGCTTTCGGTGTGCCGCAGGTGGCGATTTTTGGGTCGTCCAGCCCGCTGCATACGCCGCCGCTGAGCGACAAGGCCACCGTGCTGTGGCTCAAGGCCGACGCGGCCTACCAGCCTCCGCTGGACTGCGCGCCCTGCTTTGAGCGCGACTGCCCGCTGGGCCACACGCGTTGCCTGAACGACATCCAGCCGGAGCGGGTGCTGGCGGCGCTGGCGCCGGCTTCTTAA
- a CDS encoding 2-dehydropantoate 2-reductase — translation MKVCIYGAGAIGGWIGMGLARAGCEVSVVARGATLEALQMHGLRLNQAGTVTSQAVKSSAKPADLGVQDLVVLAVKAPSLPEVVRQIAPLIGPNTTVLTAMNGVPWWFLQGFGGALAGQRLKSVDPTGALAQAIPAKHIIGCVVHASCSLDEPGQVHHHFGNKLIIGEPSGEKTARVQQLAALLEKAGFEAPVSEQIQKDIWFKLWGNMTANPISALTGATMDRVLDDELVTGFTHSIMLEAKEIGARIGIPINQTPAERHIITRKLGAFKTSMLQDIEAGKPVELDALVTAVKELGELTQVPTPFTNALLGLARLQAQVKGLY, via the coding sequence ATGAAGGTGTGCATTTACGGCGCAGGCGCCATCGGCGGCTGGATCGGCATGGGCCTGGCGCGCGCGGGCTGTGAGGTGAGTGTGGTGGCGCGCGGCGCCACGCTCGAGGCCCTGCAGATGCACGGACTGCGGCTGAACCAGGCGGGCACGGTCACATCGCAGGCGGTGAAATCCAGCGCCAAGCCAGCCGACCTGGGCGTGCAAGACCTCGTCGTGCTGGCCGTCAAGGCGCCCTCCTTGCCCGAAGTCGTGCGCCAGATCGCGCCGCTGATCGGCCCGAACACGACTGTGCTGACGGCAATGAACGGCGTGCCGTGGTGGTTTTTGCAGGGCTTTGGCGGCGCGCTGGCCGGCCAGCGGCTCAAGTCTGTCGACCCGACGGGCGCGTTGGCCCAAGCCATCCCGGCAAAACACATCATCGGCTGCGTGGTGCATGCCAGTTGCTCGCTCGACGAGCCCGGCCAGGTGCACCACCACTTCGGCAACAAACTCATCATCGGCGAGCCTTCCGGCGAAAAAACCGCACGGGTGCAGCAGCTCGCGGCCCTGCTTGAAAAAGCCGGGTTTGAAGCACCGGTGTCCGAGCAGATCCAGAAAGACATCTGGTTCAAGCTCTGGGGCAACATGACGGCCAACCCGATCAGCGCATTGACCGGCGCGACCATGGACCGCGTGCTCGACGACGAACTGGTCACCGGCTTCACCCACAGCATCATGCTGGAAGCCAAAGAGATCGGCGCGCGCATCGGCATCCCGATCAACCAGACGCCGGCCGAGCGGCACATCATCACGCGCAAGCTGGGCGCGTTCAAGACGTCCATGCTCCAGGACATCGAGGCCGGCAAACCGGTGGAGCTGGATGCGCTGGTCACTGCCGTCAAGGAGCTCGGCGAGCTCACGCAGGTACCCACGCCGTTCACCAATGCGCTGCTGGGACTTGCGCGGCTGCAGGCGCAGGTCAAGGGCCTTTATTAG
- a CDS encoding glycerate kinase, giving the protein MNFQKIVVPVAGVAVIVLAYRFYAWAGVAVVVTALVMWVLLHFTRMMQVLKRTANRPIGYVDSAVMLNAKLKPGMTLLHLIAMTRALGELTSPKDEQPELFRWTDAGGSHVTCTFVGGKLAHHALFRPAPEALPADSPPAP; this is encoded by the coding sequence ATGAACTTCCAGAAAATTGTTGTCCCCGTGGCCGGCGTGGCCGTCATCGTGCTGGCTTACCGTTTTTACGCCTGGGCCGGCGTGGCGGTGGTCGTCACCGCCCTTGTCATGTGGGTGCTGCTGCACTTCACCCGCATGATGCAGGTCCTCAAACGCACGGCCAACCGGCCCATCGGTTATGTCGACAGCGCCGTCATGCTCAACGCCAAACTCAAGCCCGGCATGACGCTGCTGCACTTGATCGCCATGACACGCGCGCTGGGCGAACTCACATCGCCCAAGGACGAGCAGCCCGAGCTGTTCCGCTGGACCGACGCCGGCGGCTCGCATGTCACCTGCACCTTTGTGGGCGGCAAACTGGCGCACCACGCGCTTTTCCGGCCTGCGCCAGAGGCTCTTCCGGCTGATTCCCCGCCCGCCCCGTAA
- a CDS encoding Bug family tripartite tricarboxylate transporter substrate binding protein: MNISRRHVIQSTGAAALLAGIGQRAWAQAIDSTKVIAGFAPGGTADIVSRRVADKLHPGYAKSAVVENKTGAGGQIAVQFVKNAAPDGATVLLTPMSMLGIYPHTYKKLPYDPVADLTPVSAAAIFDYGFAVGPMVPASVKTVPDFLAWCKANPGQANFGSPAAGSSPHFIGSLLGRAGNVDLRHVAFRGTQPAVLDMIGGQIAAVSGPTGEFTQHVAAGKCRLLSTSGPKRGKFTPNTPTLVEQGFKDMAFTEWFGFFLPAKAPQDVVQRLNAGIRSALASQDVIDGLAVSYLEVAPTSPAQLAAMLKADTELWGPLVKAVGFTPEG, translated from the coding sequence ATGAACATCTCACGCCGCCACGTCATCCAGTCCACCGGCGCCGCCGCCTTGCTGGCCGGCATCGGCCAGCGCGCCTGGGCCCAGGCCATTGACAGCACCAAGGTCATCGCCGGCTTCGCGCCTGGCGGCACCGCCGACATCGTCTCGCGCCGCGTGGCCGACAAGCTGCACCCCGGCTACGCCAAAAGTGCCGTGGTCGAAAACAAGACCGGCGCGGGCGGGCAGATCGCCGTGCAGTTCGTGAAGAACGCCGCGCCCGACGGCGCCACCGTGCTGCTCACGCCCATGTCCATGCTCGGCATCTACCCGCACACCTACAAGAAGCTGCCCTACGACCCGGTGGCCGACCTGACGCCGGTCTCGGCCGCGGCGATTTTTGACTACGGCTTTGCCGTCGGCCCCATGGTGCCGGCCAGCGTGAAGACCGTGCCGGACTTCCTCGCCTGGTGCAAGGCCAACCCCGGCCAGGCCAACTTCGGCTCGCCCGCGGCCGGCTCGTCGCCGCACTTCATCGGCTCGCTGCTGGGCCGCGCCGGCAATGTGGATTTGCGCCACGTCGCCTTCCGCGGCACGCAGCCCGCAGTGCTCGACATGATCGGCGGGCAGATCGCCGCCGTCTCGGGCCCGACCGGCGAGTTCACCCAGCATGTGGCGGCCGGCAAATGCCGCCTGCTGTCGACCAGCGGCCCCAAGCGCGGCAAGTTCACGCCCAATACGCCCACGCTGGTGGAGCAAGGCTTCAAGGACATGGCCTTCACCGAATGGTTCGGCTTTTTCCTGCCCGCCAAGGCGCCGCAGGACGTGGTGCAGCGCCTGAACGCCGGCATCCGCTCGGCGCTGGCGTCGCAAGATGTGATCGATGGACTGGCGGTGTCTTACCTGGAAGTGGCGCCGACGTCGCCGGCCCAGCTGGCGGCGATGCTCAAGGCGGACACGGAGTTGTGGGGCCCGCTGGTCAAGGCGGTTGGTTTCACGCCAGAAGGTTAA
- a CDS encoding branched-chain amino acid transaminase translates to MSPVAPSMADRDGKIWMDGQMVDWRDAKIHVLTHTLHYGCGAFEGVRAYNGAGGTAIFRLEEHTERLFNSAKILRMKIPFSMEEVMEAQKAVVRENKLESCYLRPLTWIGSQKLGVSPKGNQIHLMVAAWAWGAYLGEEGMKRGIRVKTSSYTRHHVNITMTQAKAVSNYTNSILANMEALDDGYDEALLLDASGFVSEGAGENIFVIKGGVVYTPDLSAGALNGITRNTILHICKDLGLELIQKRITRDEVYISDEAFFTGTAAEVTPIRELDRIEIGAGSRGPITEKIQAAFFDIVNGRNPKYAHWLAKV, encoded by the coding sequence ATGTCCCCAGTAGCACCCTCCATGGCAGACCGCGACGGCAAAATCTGGATGGACGGCCAGATGGTCGACTGGCGCGACGCCAAGATCCATGTGCTGACCCATACCCTGCATTACGGCTGCGGCGCCTTTGAAGGCGTGCGGGCCTACAACGGCGCCGGCGGCACGGCGATCTTCCGGCTGGAAGAGCACACCGAGCGCCTTTTCAACAGCGCCAAGATCCTGCGCATGAAGATCCCGTTCAGCATGGAAGAGGTCATGGAAGCGCAAAAAGCCGTGGTGCGCGAGAACAAGCTCGAAAGCTGCTACCTGCGCCCGCTGACCTGGATCGGTTCACAAAAGCTGGGCGTGTCGCCCAAAGGCAACCAGATCCACCTGATGGTGGCGGCCTGGGCCTGGGGCGCCTACCTGGGTGAAGAAGGCATGAAGCGCGGCATCCGCGTGAAGACCTCCAGCTACACCCGCCACCACGTCAACATCACCATGACGCAGGCCAAGGCGGTGAGCAACTACACCAACTCCATCCTGGCCAACATGGAAGCGCTGGACGACGGCTACGACGAGGCGCTGCTGCTCGACGCCTCCGGTTTTGTCAGCGAAGGCGCGGGTGAAAACATTTTTGTGATCAAGGGCGGCGTGGTCTACACACCCGACCTGTCGGCCGGCGCCCTCAACGGCATCACCCGCAACACCATCCTGCACATCTGCAAGGACCTGGGCCTGGAACTCATCCAGAAGCGCATCACGCGCGACGAGGTGTACATCTCCGACGAAGCCTTTTTCACCGGCACCGCCGCTGAAGTCACGCCCATCCGCGAACTCGACCGCATCGAAATCGGCGCCGGCTCACGCGGCCCCATCACCGAAAAGATTCAGGCCGCGTTCTTTGACATCGTCAACGGCCGCAATCCCAAGTACGCCCATTGGTTGGCCAAGGTCTGA
- a CDS encoding metallophosphoesterase, giving the protein MKLAVISDIHGNLPALQAVLADIAKQGVDQTVNLGDILSGPLQPAETADLLMAHNFTTIRGNHERQVLALIDQGQPFDPLSSDGYTAAQVTAAHCDWIRSLPESLALAGGDVLLCHGTPASDLIYWLETTVPGFTGEGAGHATGIRPATPAEVAERLGAAAQAGHSLILCGHTHVPRMVQCGDALIVNPGSVGLQAYDDEHPHPHVVENGAPHARYAIVEKTGRGWHVDLRAVPYDHLAQSRVAASRGRADWAYALATGWVQRAGG; this is encoded by the coding sequence ATGAAACTCGCCGTCATCTCCGATATCCACGGTAACCTGCCGGCGCTGCAGGCCGTGCTGGCCGACATCGCAAAGCAAGGCGTTGACCAGACCGTCAACCTGGGCGACATCCTCAGCGGGCCGCTACAGCCGGCCGAAACCGCCGATTTGCTGATGGCGCACAACTTCACCACGATTCGCGGCAACCATGAGCGGCAGGTGCTCGCCCTGATCGACCAGGGCCAGCCGTTCGATCCGCTCAGCTCTGACGGCTACACCGCCGCCCAGGTCACGGCGGCCCATTGCGACTGGATTCGTTCACTGCCCGAAAGCCTGGCGCTCGCCGGCGGGGACGTGCTGCTGTGCCACGGCACGCCGGCCAGCGATTTGATCTATTGGCTGGAAACCACGGTGCCCGGCTTTACCGGTGAAGGCGCCGGCCACGCCACGGGCATCAGGCCGGCTACGCCCGCTGAGGTGGCCGAGCGGCTGGGCGCGGCGGCGCAAGCCGGGCATTCGCTCATCCTGTGCGGCCACACCCACGTGCCGCGCATGGTGCAGTGCGGCGACGCGCTCATCGTCAACCCCGGCAGCGTGGGCCTGCAGGCCTATGACGACGAACATCCGCACCCGCACGTGGTCGAAAACGGCGCGCCGCATGCACGCTATGCCATCGTTGAAAAAACCGGCCGGGGCTGGCACGTCGACTTGCGCGCCGTGCCTTACGACCACCTGGCGCAGTCCAGGGTGGCGGCCAGCCGCGGGCGCGCGGACTGGGCTTACGCGCTGGCCACGGGCTGGGTCCAGCGTGCCGGTGGTTGA
- a CDS encoding carboxymuconolactone decarboxylase family protein — protein MSTPHPPQGFFPSTEERMPLPAREAMSPAQRDAADAIIAGPRKAVFGPFIPLLRSPQLMGRIGDVGAYLRFESPLEARIRELATCVAARHTANQFEWVMHAPLAVAAGVAQATVDAIAEGRQPRGMADDEAVALDLTFEVLRQHGCSDATYAAAVKTFGEQGVVELVSLVGYFVMVCWVMNVARTPALGKPGIAPLSAFPA, from the coding sequence ATGAGCACCCCACACCCGCCCCAGGGCTTTTTCCCGTCCACCGAAGAGCGCATGCCCTTGCCGGCCCGCGAAGCGATGTCGCCCGCGCAGCGCGACGCCGCCGACGCCATCATTGCCGGGCCGCGCAAGGCGGTATTTGGCCCCTTCATCCCCCTGCTGCGCAGCCCGCAGCTGATGGGGCGCATCGGCGACGTCGGCGCCTACCTGCGCTTTGAGAGCCCGCTGGAGGCGCGCATCCGCGAACTGGCGACCTGCGTGGCGGCCCGCCATACCGCCAACCAGTTCGAATGGGTGATGCACGCGCCCCTGGCAGTCGCCGCGGGCGTGGCCCAGGCCACCGTGGACGCGATTGCCGAGGGCCGGCAGCCGCGGGGCATGGCCGACGACGAAGCGGTGGCGCTGGACCTCACGTTTGAAGTGCTGAGGCAGCACGGCTGCAGCGACGCCACCTACGCCGCGGCGGTCAAAACCTTCGGCGAACAGGGCGTGGTCGAGCTGGTGAGCCTGGTCGGCTACTTCGTGATGGTGTGCTGGGTGATGAATGTGGCGCGCACGCCTGCGCTGGGCAAACCGGGCATTGCACCCCTATCAGCCTTCCCCGCTTAA